A window of the Nocardia sp. NBC_01329 genome harbors these coding sequences:
- a CDS encoding ABC transporter permease, whose product MTLLSEPLGRNQRIAYGIVGVLGTAALTELVIRTGLISTPGLPVPSRVLAETGALFGDQAFWQEVGFTLREWMLGLLIATVAGMVLGGLMGAFAKVFLAFELPVEIFRVLPSVALGPVLVLLLGSGMLPLSITVALACMWPILLNTLYGVRATDATAVQTARTFGLSGIAILRRIKIPSALPFAFTGIRIAASIGLIVAVSAELLIGNGQGIGGYILLNSANATNLDTVYAATLVAGVLGLAVSTAFTALDNKVFAWKKGLAQ is encoded by the coding sequence ATGACTCTCCTCAGTGAGCCGCTCGGCCGGAATCAGCGGATCGCCTACGGAATCGTGGGCGTGCTCGGGACGGCTGCGCTGACCGAACTGGTCATCCGAACCGGATTGATCTCCACGCCCGGTCTGCCCGTTCCGAGCCGGGTTCTGGCGGAGACCGGTGCACTGTTCGGCGATCAGGCCTTCTGGCAGGAGGTCGGGTTCACTCTCCGCGAATGGATGCTCGGCCTGCTGATCGCGACCGTCGCCGGGATGGTGCTCGGTGGCCTGATGGGCGCCTTCGCGAAGGTGTTCCTCGCCTTCGAACTCCCGGTCGAGATCTTCCGGGTGCTGCCGTCGGTCGCACTGGGTCCGGTCCTGGTGTTGCTGCTGGGGTCGGGGATGCTGCCGCTCTCGATCACGGTGGCTCTCGCGTGTATGTGGCCGATCCTGCTGAACACTCTGTACGGCGTCCGTGCCACCGACGCCACTGCTGTGCAGACGGCCCGGACCTTCGGTCTCTCGGGGATCGCGATCCTGCGTCGGATCAAGATTCCCAGCGCACTTCCGTTCGCGTTCACCGGGATCCGGATCGCCGCGTCGATCGGACTCATCGTCGCCGTCAGCGCGGAACTGCTGATCGGCAACGGTCAGGGAATCGGTGGTTACATCCTGCTCAACAGCGCGAACGCGACCAATCTCGACACCGTGTACGCCGCGACGCTGGTAGCCGGGGTTCTCGGCCTGGCGGTGAGCACTGCCTTCACCGCCCTCGACAACAAGGTGTTCGCATGGAAGAAGGGGCTGGCCCAGTGA